One Herbaspirillum rubrisubalbicans genomic window carries:
- a CDS encoding bactofilin family protein — translation MLRSESLFGKRETNSTNSPFSSAGSSVSSSTGGNVTSVNKAAPYPSSVSHAAPAATEESGSKLTVGPNIKVKGEIEDCDTLVVEGKVQATINCRVVQIAERGAFKGSAEIDLAEIRGEFDGDLTVRQKLVIYSSGKVTGKIRYGKLVIEEGGQLAGDLQVGGGHEQKDLLQKTA, via the coding sequence CGACCAACTCCCCGTTCAGCAGTGCGGGGAGCAGCGTCTCTTCTTCCACTGGCGGCAATGTGACCAGCGTCAACAAGGCTGCCCCTTATCCTTCTTCCGTTTCCCACGCTGCCCCCGCAGCCACCGAGGAGAGCGGCAGCAAGCTCACGGTCGGTCCCAACATCAAGGTCAAGGGCGAGATCGAGGATTGCGACACCCTGGTGGTGGAAGGCAAGGTACAAGCCACCATCAACTGCCGCGTGGTGCAGATCGCCGAGCGCGGTGCCTTCAAGGGCTCGGCCGAGATCGACCTGGCCGAGATCCGCGGCGAATTCGATGGCGACCTGACGGTGCGCCAGAAGCTGGTGATCTATTCCAGCGGCAAGGTCACCGGCAAGATCCGTTATGGCAAGCTGGTCATCGAAGAGGGTGGTCAACTGGCCGGTGATCTGCAGGTCGGTGGTGGTCACGAGCAGAAGGATTTGCTGCAGAAGACGGCCTGA
- the purU gene encoding formyltetrahydrofolate deformylase has protein sequence MAHPEYILTLSCLDQRGIVHRVSGFLADHGCNIIDSAQFGDAQSKLFFMRVHFASEDGAMSDAALRADFGVLGDSLQMNWQLHDAGKKPRVMLMVSKIGHCLNDLLFRYKSGLLPVEIPAIVSNHTDFYQLAASYNIPFHHLPLATGSSAQVKRAQEQRIMEIVEANQIDLVVLARYMQILSPEMCEALRGRAINIHHSFLPSFKGAKPYYQAHDRGVKLIGATAHFVTGDLDEGPIIEQGVERVDHSMGPDTLTAIGRDIECVVLARAVKWFTEHRILLNGHKTVIFN, from the coding sequence ATGGCTCACCCGGAATACATTCTTACCTTGTCCTGCCTGGACCAGCGCGGCATCGTGCATCGCGTCTCGGGCTTTTTGGCCGATCACGGCTGCAACATCATCGATTCGGCGCAGTTTGGCGATGCGCAGTCCAAGCTGTTCTTCATGCGCGTGCATTTTGCGTCGGAGGATGGGGCGATGTCGGATGCGGCCTTGCGTGCCGATTTCGGCGTGCTGGGCGATTCGCTGCAGATGAACTGGCAGTTGCATGATGCAGGCAAGAAGCCGCGGGTGATGTTGATGGTGTCCAAGATCGGGCATTGTCTGAACGATCTGCTGTTCCGTTACAAGAGCGGTTTGCTGCCGGTGGAGATTCCGGCGATCGTGTCCAACCATACTGACTTCTATCAGTTGGCGGCCAGCTACAACATTCCTTTCCATCATCTGCCGTTGGCGACCGGTTCTTCTGCGCAAGTGAAGCGGGCGCAGGAGCAGCGCATCATGGAGATCGTGGAGGCGAACCAGATCGATCTGGTGGTGCTGGCGCGTTATATGCAGATCTTGTCGCCGGAGATGTGCGAGGCTTTGCGTGGCCGGGCGATCAATATTCACCATTCTTTCCTGCCCAGCTTCAAGGGGGCCAAGCCTTATTATCAGGCGCATGATCGTGGGGTGAAGTTGATCGGGGCGACTGCGCACTTCGTGACCGGGGATCTGGATGAAGGTCCGATCATTGAGCAAGGGGTGGAGCGGGTCGATCATTCGATGGGGCCGGATACCTTGACGGCGATTGGGCGGGATATCGAGTGCGTGGTGTTGGCTCGGGCTGTCAAATGGTTTACCGAGCATCGGATTTTGCTCAATGGGCATAAGACTGTGATCTTTAACTGA
- a CDS encoding fatty acid--CoA ligase, with product MPQAIEQTPSAYGYPLLIKQLLHSALATAPEQEIIYGQRRLSYAQFYQRVQRLANALKEMGVQAGNTVAVMDWDSNRYLECFFAVPMMGCVLQTVNVRLSPEQIAYTLNHAQADVLLMNSDFMPVLKQIRGELSTLTRCVLLTDDGSPCPRGPGFAGEYEQLLAQAEARYDFPDFDENARATTFYTTGTTGLPKGVYFSHRQLVLHTLATTAGLALPAQQGRLHRDDVYMPLTPMFHVHAWGLPYVATMAGVKQVYPGRYVPDTICKLIREEKVTFSHCVPTILQMILSSEKAREVDLSGWKMIIGGSAMTSSLARAARERGIDVFTGYGMSETCPILTLAQVPTAELGGEREASLRVKTGRPVPLVALRTVDGDMNDCAHDGQSTGEVVVRAPWLTQGYLHQAEASEELWRGGWLHTQDIGHIDGEGYLQVTDRIKDVIKTGGEWVSSLQIEDIIARHPAVAETAVIGVQDGKWGERPVALVVLKKDAVGVSEEDIRQHVRASAEAGVISRYGVPDRVRFVDELARTSVGKINKRVMREQYPAAS from the coding sequence ATGCCCCAAGCCATCGAGCAAACCCCATCGGCCTATGGCTACCCGCTGCTGATCAAGCAGTTATTGCACAGCGCCCTGGCCACCGCTCCCGAGCAGGAAATCATTTACGGCCAGCGCCGTCTGAGCTATGCCCAGTTCTACCAGCGCGTGCAGCGCCTGGCCAATGCCCTCAAGGAAATGGGCGTACAGGCCGGCAACACGGTGGCCGTGATGGACTGGGACAGCAACCGCTACCTGGAGTGTTTCTTCGCCGTGCCGATGATGGGTTGCGTCTTGCAGACGGTGAACGTGCGCCTGTCGCCGGAGCAGATCGCCTACACACTCAATCACGCGCAAGCCGATGTCTTGCTGATGAACTCGGACTTCATGCCGGTGTTGAAGCAGATCCGCGGCGAACTCAGCACCCTGACGCGCTGCGTGCTGCTCACCGACGATGGCAGCCCCTGCCCGCGCGGTCCCGGTTTTGCCGGGGAATACGAACAATTGCTGGCCCAGGCCGAGGCCCGCTACGACTTCCCCGACTTCGACGAAAACGCCCGCGCCACCACCTTCTACACCACCGGCACGACCGGCCTGCCCAAGGGCGTCTATTTCAGCCATCGGCAACTGGTGTTGCACACCCTGGCCACTACCGCCGGCCTGGCCTTGCCAGCGCAGCAGGGCCGCCTGCACCGGGACGATGTCTACATGCCCTTGACGCCCATGTTCCATGTCCACGCCTGGGGGCTGCCCTATGTGGCGACCATGGCCGGGGTCAAGCAGGTCTATCCGGGCCGCTACGTGCCTGACACCATCTGCAAGCTGATCCGGGAAGAAAAAGTGACTTTTTCCCATTGTGTGCCGACCATCCTGCAGATGATCCTGTCCTCGGAAAAAGCACGCGAGGTGGATCTGTCGGGCTGGAAGATGATCATCGGCGGCTCGGCCATGACCAGCAGCCTGGCCCGGGCGGCGCGGGAGCGGGGCATCGATGTCTTCACCGGTTATGGGATGTCGGAGACTTGCCCGATATTGACGCTGGCGCAGGTGCCCACGGCAGAACTGGGGGGTGAGCGCGAGGCCAGCCTGCGCGTGAAGACCGGCCGCCCGGTGCCGTTGGTGGCATTGCGCACGGTAGATGGCGATATGAATGATTGTGCTCATGATGGTCAGAGCACCGGCGAAGTGGTGGTGCGGGCGCCGTGGTTGACGCAGGGTTATCTGCATCAGGCTGAGGCTTCTGAAGAATTATGGCGGGGTGGCTGGTTGCATACCCAGGATATCGGACATATCGATGGCGAGGGCTATCTGCAGGTGACGGATCGGATCAAGGATGTGATCAAGACGGGGGGCGAGTGGGTCTCTTCATTGCAGATCGAGGACATCATTGCGCGTCATCCGGCAGTGGCGGAGACGGCGGTGATCGGGGTGCAGGATGGGAAGTGGGGGGAGCGGCCGGTGGCGCTGGTGGTGCTGAAGAAGGATGCGGTCGGGGTCAGCGAGGAAGATATCCGGCAGCATGTGCGGGCTTCGGCGGAGGCGGGGGTCATTTCTCGTTATGGCGTGCCGGATCGGGTGAGGTTTGTGGATGAGCTGGCGCGGACCAGTGTTGGGAAGATCAATAAGCGGGTGATGCGGGAGCAGTATCCGGCTGCTAGCTGA
- a CDS encoding copper-binding protein: MIRTLLFTASLLLPMLAAQAQDQPPKVDGEIRKIDAATGKLTIRHGEIPNLQMPGMTMVFKAAPEILARARAGEKISFTAERIDGALTVTSLEEKN; the protein is encoded by the coding sequence ATGATCCGCACCCTGCTCTTCACCGCTTCCCTCTTGCTGCCGATGCTAGCCGCCCAGGCCCAGGACCAGCCCCCCAAGGTCGATGGCGAAATCCGCAAGATCGATGCTGCTACCGGCAAGCTCACCATCCGCCACGGCGAGATTCCCAACTTGCAGATGCCCGGCATGACCATGGTCTTCAAGGCTGCGCCCGAGATCCTGGCCCGGGCCCGCGCCGGCGAAAAGATCAGCTTCACTGCCGAGCGCATCGACGGTGCGCTGACGGTGACTTCGCTGGAAGAAAAGAACTAG
- a CDS encoding multicopper oxidase family protein, translated as MNPSDKLRRHFLQGAALAVSSAAVSRAGAASLPEAALQTSPATQPPLPPATGRPYQPVVTLNGWTLPWRMKNGVKEFHLVAEPVVREIAPGMKANLWGYNGQSPGPTIEVVEGDRVRIFVTNKLPEATSVHWHGQRLPNGMDGVSGLTQPAIPPGKTYVYEFTARRAGTFMYHPHADEMVQMAMGMMGFWVTHPKDPGFMRVDRDFVFLMNAYDIAPGATVPKVSTMLDFNLWTWNSRAFPGIDPLVVRHNDRVRIRVGNLTMTNHPLHLHGHEFVVTGTDGGWVPPAARWPEVTTDIAVGQMRAIEFDATEEGDWALHCHKAHHTMNAMGHDLPTMIGVDQSRVVEKISKLVPDYMAMGDKGGSMGEMEMPLPENTLPMMTGRGPYGPIEMGGMFSTLKVRRHLARDDYRDPGWYRAPAGTVAHEWKGELPGPRRAPAGATGQPGPATLDVVKPGGHQGHH; from the coding sequence ATGAACCCCAGCGATAAACTGCGCCGCCACTTCCTGCAAGGCGCCGCCCTGGCCGTCAGCTCTGCGGCGGTGAGCCGGGCCGGTGCCGCCAGCCTGCCCGAAGCCGCGCTGCAAACCAGCCCCGCCACCCAGCCGCCCTTGCCACCGGCCACTGGTCGTCCCTATCAACCGGTGGTCACCCTCAACGGCTGGACCCTGCCCTGGCGCATGAAGAACGGCGTCAAGGAATTCCACCTGGTGGCCGAACCGGTGGTACGTGAAATCGCCCCCGGCATGAAGGCCAATCTCTGGGGCTACAACGGCCAAAGCCCCGGCCCCACCATCGAAGTGGTGGAAGGCGACCGGGTGCGCATCTTCGTCACCAACAAGCTGCCCGAAGCGACCTCGGTACACTGGCATGGCCAGCGCCTGCCCAATGGCATGGATGGCGTGTCCGGCCTGACGCAGCCGGCCATCCCGCCCGGCAAGACCTATGTCTACGAATTCACCGCACGGCGCGCCGGCACCTTCATGTATCACCCGCACGCCGATGAAATGGTGCAGATGGCCATGGGCATGATGGGCTTCTGGGTCACGCATCCCAAGGATCCCGGCTTCATGCGCGTGGACCGCGATTTCGTATTCCTGATGAATGCCTACGACATCGCACCGGGAGCGACCGTCCCAAAGGTCAGCACCATGCTGGACTTCAATCTCTGGACCTGGAACAGCCGCGCCTTCCCCGGCATCGACCCGCTAGTGGTGCGGCACAACGACCGCGTGCGCATCCGCGTGGGCAATCTCACCATGACCAATCACCCGCTGCATCTGCACGGTCACGAATTCGTCGTCACCGGCACCGATGGTGGCTGGGTGCCACCAGCGGCGCGCTGGCCCGAAGTCACCACCGACATCGCCGTGGGCCAGATGCGCGCCATCGAGTTCGACGCCACCGAAGAAGGCGACTGGGCCCTGCACTGCCACAAGGCGCATCACACCATGAACGCCATGGGCCATGACCTGCCGACCATGATCGGAGTGGATCAATCGAGGGTGGTCGAAAAGATCAGCAAACTGGTGCCCGACTACATGGCCATGGGCGACAAGGGCGGCTCCATGGGTGAGATGGAAATGCCGCTGCCGGAGAACACCCTGCCCATGATGACCGGACGCGGCCCTTACGGTCCCATCGAGATGGGCGGCATGTTCAGCACCCTCAAGGTCCGGCGCCACCTGGCCCGCGACGACTACCGCGACCCGGGCTGGTACCGCGCCCCGGCTGGTACGGTGGCACATGAATGGAAAGGCGAACTGCCCGGCCCGCGCCGCGCACCTGCAGGCGCCACCGGCCAGCCAGGCCCGGCCACGCTGGATGTGGTCAAGCCGGGCGGGCATCAAGGCCATCACTGA
- a CDS encoding TolC family protein, with translation MIPHVSRPLRAVAVAACTLLAGCAQLSPDGGFDQVEQTSRQRLGQAPAWNRTPQQSQASAQRVRQLLQADAASPARLASADDAVQIALINNPELQAEFAGLGVAEADLVQAGRLPNPGFSFKRSHAGDDLKIERSLSLGLMRLITLPAASRIEQRRFEQVRLSLAARVLALAAQTRQAYYKAVAAQQGLRYQQQVADAAEAAHELAAQMARLGNISKLDAAREQFFYGQAQASLQQAQRLAAQDKESLARLLGLAPDFALPAQLPALPRQLDELNDIEQQALQQRLDVQAARTELEGLQASLGLTRATRWINVLDLGAVRTSESGKPPEIGYEISIEIPLFDWGEARVAKAESIYLQGAHRLAASVLDARAQARLAWRERQDAYALARRYQDQLLPLRQRIAEENLLRYNGMLISVFALLADAREQATTVNTAIDAQRDFWIAEAGLQQALGGRPQEGKQP, from the coding sequence ATGATTCCCCACGTTTCACGTCCCTTGCGGGCCGTTGCCGTGGCCGCCTGCACCTTGCTGGCCGGCTGCGCGCAATTGTCGCCCGATGGCGGCTTTGATCAGGTCGAACAGACCAGCCGCCAGCGCCTGGGCCAGGCCCCCGCCTGGAACCGCACACCACAGCAAAGCCAAGCCAGCGCCCAACGCGTGCGCCAACTGCTGCAAGCCGATGCGGCCTCTCCGGCGCGCCTGGCCAGCGCCGACGATGCGGTGCAGATCGCCCTCATCAACAATCCCGAACTGCAAGCCGAGTTCGCCGGATTGGGGGTGGCCGAGGCCGACCTGGTCCAGGCCGGGCGGCTGCCCAACCCCGGCTTTTCCTTCAAGCGCAGCCATGCCGGCGACGACCTCAAGATCGAGCGCAGCCTGTCGCTAGGGCTGATGCGCCTGATCACTCTGCCGGCGGCCTCGCGTATCGAGCAACGACGCTTCGAGCAGGTGCGCCTGTCACTGGCCGCACGCGTGCTAGCGCTGGCGGCACAGACCCGGCAGGCCTACTACAAGGCGGTCGCCGCCCAGCAAGGACTGCGCTACCAGCAGCAGGTGGCCGATGCCGCCGAAGCCGCGCATGAACTGGCCGCGCAAATGGCGCGCCTGGGCAACATCAGCAAGCTCGATGCCGCCCGCGAGCAATTCTTCTATGGTCAGGCGCAAGCCAGTCTGCAACAGGCGCAGCGCCTGGCCGCGCAGGACAAGGAAAGCCTGGCACGCCTGCTGGGCCTGGCCCCGGATTTCGCCCTGCCGGCCCAATTGCCGGCCCTGCCGCGCCAACTCGATGAACTCAACGACATCGAACAACAAGCGCTGCAACAACGGCTGGACGTACAAGCCGCCCGCACCGAGCTGGAGGGCCTGCAAGCCTCGCTGGGCCTGACCCGCGCCACGCGCTGGATCAATGTGCTGGACCTGGGTGCGGTGCGCACCTCCGAGAGCGGCAAGCCACCCGAGATCGGCTATGAGATCTCCATCGAGATTCCTCTCTTCGACTGGGGCGAGGCACGCGTGGCCAAGGCCGAGTCCATCTATCTGCAAGGCGCGCACCGACTGGCCGCCAGCGTCCTCGATGCGCGCGCCCAGGCGCGCCTGGCCTGGCGCGAACGGCAGGATGCCTATGCCTTGGCGCGGCGCTACCAGGACCAACTGCTGCCCCTGCGCCAGCGCATCGCCGAAGAAAACCTGCTGCGCTACAACGGGATGCTCATCAGCGTCTTCGCATTGCTGGCCGACGCCCGTGAACAAGCCACCACCGTCAACACCGCCATCGACGCCCAGCGCGATTTCTGGATCGCCGAAGCCGGCCTGCAACAGGCCTTGGGCGGCCGCCCCCAAGAAGGAAAACAACCATGA
- a CDS encoding heavy metal translocating P-type ATPase, with amino-acid sequence MAAHAHDHQHDHQHDHEHDHGHHHDHDHHTHSHAHGAACCSSPSTPFPPARRLEGATEQAVFFIQKMDCPTEEKLIRERLTQMQGVGALEFNLIQRELTVQHQLPSIAPLVATLKALDMLPAVKSDSLDAEAGRDAPDQAAAYRIPARRWALLGLAGVAALGAELLAWTSGNDRSLPVIALALAAILLGGLGTLKKGWIALRNFSLNMNFLMSLAVIGAAAIGQWPEAAMVIVLFTLAEMIEALSLDRARNAIAGLMAMTPDLASLRGADGVWKSVPANTVTVDATVRVAPGERVPLDGVLLSGSTSINQAPITGESIPVQKQAGDPVFAGTINEQGAFEMRVTAVQSDSTLSRIVKSVQQAQGQRAPTQRFVDNFARYYIPAVVLMALLVALLPPLLAGAAFQPWLYKALVLLVIACPCALVISTPVTIVSALASAAKLGILVKGGVYLEQGRQLRALAVDKTGTLTFGKPRVTDVLTLQAGADQQALLQLAVSLAARSDHPVSRAIAAQEEIVTLEVSEFAALAGRGVQGRIAGQLFHLGNHRLIHELGQCSPALEARLQAFEKQGKTTTLLCREGHPQLLVAVADTVRPSSQQAVAELQALGVQVVMLTGDNSHTAQAIAAQTGIADARGDQLPEDKLKVIEELSGRYGLHSVGMVGDGINDAPALARADIGFAMGAAGTDTALETADVALMDDDLRKIPDFIRLSRKAHAVLLQNISIALGIKAVFLVLALVGMSSLWMAVFADMGASLIVVFNGLRLVRGVRQRKASA; translated from the coding sequence ATGGCTGCCCACGCGCATGACCACCAGCATGACCACCAGCACGACCATGAGCACGATCATGGCCATCATCACGATCACGACCACCACACGCATTCCCATGCCCATGGCGCTGCCTGCTGCAGCAGCCCGTCCACGCCCTTCCCGCCCGCACGCCGCCTGGAAGGGGCGACCGAGCAGGCAGTCTTCTTCATCCAGAAGATGGATTGCCCCACCGAAGAAAAACTGATCCGCGAACGCCTGACGCAGATGCAGGGCGTTGGGGCGCTGGAATTCAACCTGATCCAGCGCGAGCTGACGGTGCAGCACCAGTTGCCTTCGATTGCGCCGCTGGTGGCGACCCTCAAGGCGCTGGACATGCTGCCGGCGGTCAAGTCCGATTCGCTGGATGCCGAAGCCGGCCGCGATGCCCCCGACCAGGCCGCCGCCTATCGCATCCCGGCGCGCCGCTGGGCGCTGCTGGGGCTGGCCGGGGTAGCGGCGCTGGGTGCCGAGCTACTGGCCTGGACCAGCGGCAATGACCGTTCGCTGCCGGTGATCGCGCTGGCGCTGGCCGCCATCCTGCTGGGCGGGCTGGGCACGCTCAAGAAAGGCTGGATCGCGCTGCGCAACTTCTCGCTGAACATGAATTTCCTGATGTCGCTGGCGGTCATCGGCGCGGCCGCGATCGGACAGTGGCCGGAGGCGGCGATGGTGATCGTGCTGTTCACCCTGGCCGAGATGATTGAGGCCTTGTCGCTGGATCGCGCCCGTAATGCCATCGCCGGCCTGATGGCGATGACGCCGGACCTGGCCAGCCTGCGCGGAGCCGATGGTGTCTGGAAAAGTGTACCGGCCAATACCGTGACAGTGGATGCCACTGTACGGGTGGCACCAGGTGAACGTGTACCGCTGGATGGCGTGCTACTGTCAGGTAGCACCAGCATCAACCAGGCCCCCATCACCGGCGAAAGCATACCGGTACAGAAACAAGCCGGTGACCCGGTCTTTGCCGGCACCATCAATGAACAAGGCGCCTTCGAGATGCGGGTCACCGCCGTGCAGAGCGACTCCACCCTCTCGCGCATCGTCAAGAGCGTGCAGCAGGCGCAAGGCCAGCGGGCTCCGACCCAGCGCTTCGTGGACAACTTCGCGCGCTACTACATCCCGGCCGTGGTGCTGATGGCCTTGCTGGTGGCCCTATTGCCGCCGCTGCTGGCCGGCGCCGCCTTCCAGCCCTGGCTCTACAAGGCACTGGTGCTGCTGGTGATCGCCTGCCCCTGCGCCCTGGTCATTTCCACGCCCGTGACCATCGTCAGTGCACTGGCGTCGGCCGCCAAGCTGGGCATCCTGGTCAAGGGGGGCGTCTACCTGGAACAGGGCCGCCAACTGCGCGCCCTGGCGGTGGACAAGACCGGCACCCTGACCTTCGGCAAGCCGCGCGTGACCGATGTGCTCACACTGCAAGCCGGTGCCGACCAGCAAGCCCTGCTGCAACTGGCGGTGTCGCTGGCGGCACGCTCGGATCACCCGGTCTCGCGGGCCATCGCCGCCCAGGAAGAAATCGTCACCTTGGAAGTGAGCGAATTCGCCGCCCTCGCCGGACGCGGCGTGCAGGGGCGTATCGCGGGTCAATTGTTTCACCTCGGCAATCACCGCCTGATCCACGAGCTGGGCCAGTGCAGCCCGGCACTGGAAGCGCGCCTGCAAGCCTTCGAAAAACAGGGCAAGACCACCACCCTGCTATGCCGCGAAGGGCATCCGCAATTGCTGGTGGCGGTGGCCGACACCGTGCGTCCCAGCAGCCAGCAGGCCGTCGCCGAGCTGCAAGCACTGGGCGTGCAGGTGGTCATGCTGACCGGCGACAACAGCCACACCGCGCAAGCCATTGCCGCGCAGACCGGCATTGCCGACGCCCGCGGCGACCAGTTGCCGGAGGATAAGCTCAAGGTCATCGAAGAACTCAGTGGGCGCTACGGCCTGCACAGTGTGGGCATGGTGGGCGACGGCATCAACGACGCCCCGGCCCTGGCGCGGGCCGACATCGGCTTCGCCATGGGCGCGGCCGGGACCGACACGGCGCTGGAGACGGCCGATGTGGCGCTGATGGATGACGACCTGCGCAAGATTCCCGACTTCATCCGCTTGAGCCGCAAGGCCCATGCCGTGCTGCTGCAGAACATCAGCATCGCGCTGGGCATCAAGGCGGTGTTCCTGGTGCTGGCGCTGGTGGGCATGAGTTCGCTGTGGATGGCGGTGTTTGCCGACATGGGGGCCAGCCTGATCGTGGTCTTCAACGGTCTGCGCCTGGTGCGCGGTGTGCGCCAGCGCAAGGCAAGCGCGTAA
- the cadR gene encoding Cd(II)/Pb(II)-responsive transcriptional regulator, whose product MDTLKIGELAGQADCPVETIRYYEKEALLPEPTRSPSNYRLYGPRHVERLQFIRHCRSLDMTLEEVRELLRLRDAPEQNCGEVNALLDKHIGHVAQRIAQLQALQAQLQQLRAQCESEQPARDCGILQGLASLPDEMKPANLGSHGGGCH is encoded by the coding sequence ATGGATACGCTCAAGATTGGCGAACTGGCCGGCCAGGCGGATTGTCCCGTGGAAACCATCCGTTATTACGAAAAGGAAGCCTTGTTGCCCGAGCCCACCCGCTCGCCGTCGAACTATCGCCTGTATGGCCCGCGCCACGTCGAGCGGCTGCAATTCATCCGCCATTGCCGTTCGCTGGACATGACCCTGGAAGAGGTACGGGAACTGCTGCGCCTGCGCGATGCCCCCGAGCAGAACTGCGGCGAAGTCAACGCTCTGCTGGACAAGCATATCGGTCACGTAGCCCAGCGCATTGCCCAATTACAGGCCTTGCAGGCACAACTGCAGCAGTTGCGCGCCCAGTGCGAGAGCGAACAGCCGGCGCGCGATTGCGGCATCCTGCAGGGCCTGGCCAGCCTGCCCGATGAGATGAAACCGGCCAACCTGGGCAGCCACGGTGGTGGTTGCCATTGA
- a CDS encoding alpha/beta fold hydrolase codes for MPQTNHLSFVETDKLRIGFETSGPPEAPPVILVHGWPDDVRTWDSLLGPLRAAGYRVIRPYLRGYGPTRFLSDATPRSGQLAALASDLMAFAEALGLSRYSLIGHDWGARAAYIAASQCPERIAHCIALSVGWGTNTPDQTLSLQQSRSYWYHWFFATPRGEAQLRNDRRAFARFMWNTWSPTWKFADSEFANTAASFDNPDWVEICLHSYRHRWGFVEGDAAYAALEERLRETPRIMVPTLVLHGTEDGANHPASSEDKEHHFGHAYRRVLIPGAGHFPQREKPDEVIEEVLAWLARAD; via the coding sequence ATGCCACAGACCAATCACCTGAGTTTCGTCGAGACCGACAAGCTGCGTATCGGCTTTGAAACCAGCGGCCCGCCCGAAGCCCCGCCCGTGATCCTGGTGCATGGCTGGCCGGACGATGTGCGAACCTGGGACAGCTTGCTGGGCCCGCTGCGCGCCGCCGGCTACCGCGTGATCCGCCCCTACCTGCGCGGCTACGGGCCGACCCGTTTCCTGTCCGACGCCACCCCGCGCAGCGGTCAACTGGCCGCGCTGGCCAGTGACCTGATGGCCTTTGCCGAGGCCCTGGGGCTGTCGCGCTACAGCCTCATCGGCCACGACTGGGGCGCCCGCGCCGCCTACATCGCCGCCTCGCAATGCCCTGAACGCATCGCCCATTGCATCGCGCTGTCGGTGGGCTGGGGCACCAACACCCCGGACCAGACGCTGTCGCTGCAGCAATCACGCAGCTACTGGTACCACTGGTTCTTCGCCACCCCGCGCGGCGAGGCGCAATTGCGCAACGACCGGCGTGCCTTCGCCCGCTTCATGTGGAATACCTGGTCACCGACGTGGAAATTCGCCGACTCCGAATTCGCCAATACCGCGGCCTCCTTCGACAATCCCGACTGGGTCGAGATCTGCCTGCATTCCTATCGTCATCGCTGGGGTTTTGTCGAGGGTGATGCGGCCTATGCCGCGCTGGAAGAGCGCCTGCGGGAGACCCCGCGCATCATGGTGCCCACGCTGGTGCTGCATGGCACCGAGGATGGCGCCAATCATCCTGCCAGCTCCGAGGACAAGGAGCACCACTTCGGCCATGCCTATCGCCGCGTGCTCATCCCCGGCGCCGGCCATTTCCCGCAGCGGGAAAAACCGGATGAAGTGATCGAGGAAGTGCTGGCCTGGCTGGCGCGGGCCGACTGA
- the cueR gene encoding Cu(I)-responsive transcriptional regulator produces the protein MNIGEAASASGVSAKMIRHYEETGLIPKAGRSDAGYRVYGQRDVHLLRFVRQARQLGFSMAQVSDLIGLWLDQSRSSRKVKQLAQTHIGELDQRIHELQTMKATLERLVQDCHGDHRPDCPILDALGAEQDCCSPAGTPS, from the coding sequence ATGAATATCGGTGAAGCCGCCAGCGCCTCGGGCGTCTCGGCCAAGATGATCCGCCATTATGAAGAAACCGGCCTGATCCCCAAGGCCGGCCGTTCCGATGCCGGCTACCGCGTCTATGGCCAGCGCGACGTGCATCTATTGCGCTTCGTGCGGCAGGCGCGCCAGTTGGGCTTTTCCATGGCGCAGGTGAGTGACCTGATCGGGCTGTGGCTGGACCAGTCGCGCTCCAGCCGCAAGGTCAAGCAACTGGCGCAGACCCACATCGGCGAGCTGGACCAGCGCATCCACGAATTGCAGACCATGAAGGCCACACTGGAACGGCTGGTGCAAGACTGCCACGGCGACCACCGGCCCGACTGCCCCATCCTTGATGCACTGGGGGCAGAGCAGGATTGCTGTTCTCCCGCAGGAACGCCCTCATGA